One region of Macadamia integrifolia cultivar HAES 741 chromosome 11, SCU_Mint_v3, whole genome shotgun sequence genomic DNA includes:
- the LOC122093661 gene encoding protein RTF1 homolog, whose product MADLENLLLEAAGRTGGSGGNRRPPSRRRREGSYSDDGSDSKDDDSDDDLGYKSRKPSGSQVPLKKRLDPIEKDDDRDSQGDDDGYEDDEHRGGSSDDSDVGSDLYKGEEDRENLAQMTELEREYILSERATRRDDLKLKETVRAKQSGKKSEPVKETTPPPRLRSSARSADRAAAKDDALNELRLKRKKQQDPEGHWRSKDASRGVSGGWGSSPVKHRGILTASPSSSSQSESQSASPSRDDGSTGDGDLADSDDDRADDGRERPVFEDVKNITIKRSRLAKWLMEPFFEELIVGCFVRVGIGMSKSGKSIYRLCMVRNVDATDPNRQYRLENKTTYKYLNCVWGNESSAARWQMARVSDAAPLVEEFSEWVREVERSGGRMPTRQVVLEKSEAIQKTTNTFVYSAETVKQMLQEKKSATSRPMNVAAEKQRLRREMDVAESRRDEAEMERLQARLQELEAMSRQVKDKDSKAVRLAEMNKKNRAENFKNASELKPVNTSLKAGEAGYDPFSRRWTRSMNYYVSKPGGGDETAASVNGNEVSAGTGSGRNKNGERTRVEAGIAATVAALEAAAGAGKLVDTNAPVDQGTESNSLHDFELPVSLAGLQKFGGPHGAHAGFLARKQKIEATVGCRVPENDGRRHALTLTVSDYKRRRGLL is encoded by the coding sequence ATGGCAGACTTGGAAAACCTGCTTCTCGAGGCTGCAGGAAGAACTGGTGGTTCAGGGGGGAACCGGCGTCCGCCTTCAAGAAGGCGAAGAGAGGGTTCATATTCTGATGATGGAAGTGATTCAAAGGATGATGACTCAGATGATGATCTAGGATACAAAAGCCGGAAACCCTCCGGCTCTCAAGTTCCTTTGAAGAAGAGGCTGGACCCCATTGAGAAGGATGATGATCGGGATAGCCAGGGAGATGACGATGGCTATGAAGATGATGAACACCGAGGTGGCAGCAGTGATGATTCTGATGTTGGAAGTGATCTTTACAAGGGTGAAGAGGATAGGGAAAACCTTGCCCAGATGACCGAATTGGAGCGAGAATATATCCTCTCGGAACGGGCCACGAGAAGAGATGATCTAAAATTGAAGGAGACAGTGAGAGCAAAGCAGAGCGGTAAGAAGTCTGAACCTGTAAAAGAGACTACACCTCCCCCACGTTTGCGCTCTTCAGCTAGATCTGCTGATAGGGCAGCTGCCAAGGATGACGCACTGAATGAGCTACGATTAAAGCGGAAGAAACAGCAGGACCCAGAGGGTCATTGGAGATCAAAGGATGCTTCAAGAGGAGTTTCAGGTGGCTGGGGCTCTTCTCCTGTCAAGCATAGAGGTATTCTGACTGCAAGTCCAAGTAGCTCTAGCCAGAGTGAAAGTCAAAGTGCTAGCCCCAGCAGGGATGATGGATCAACTGGGGATGGGGACTTGGCTGATAGCGATGATGATAGGGCAGATGACGGGAGGGAGCGGCCAGTGTTTGAGGATGTCAAGAACATCACCATAAAGAGGTCAAGGCTAGCCAAATGGTTGATGGAGCCCTTTTTTGAAGAGTTGATTGTAGGATGCTTTGTGAGGGTTGGAATTGGGATGTCTAAGAGTGGGAAGAGTATCTATAGGTTGTGTATGGTCCGTAATGTTGATGCTACTGACCCAAACCGCCAATACAGGCTGGAGAACAAAACCACATACAAGTACCTCAACTGCGTGTGGGGCAATGAGAGTTCAGCTGCCAGATGGCAGATGGCTAGAGTATCAGATGCCGCTCCGCTCGTTGAGGAGTTCAGTGAGTGGGTCCGTGAGGTGGAGCGTAGTGGGGGAAGGATGCCAACCCGGCAAGTTGTGTTGGAGAAGAGTGAGGCCATACAGAAGACCACCAACACCTTTGTCTACTCTGCCGAAACTGTGAAGCAGATGCTACAGGAGAAGAAATCTGCCACCTCGAGGCCAATGAACGTTGCTGCTGAGAAGCAACGTCTGAGGAGGGAGATGGATGTGGCAGAAAGCCGGAGAGATGAGGCAGAGATGGAGAGGTTACAGGCGAGGCTGCAGGAGCTGGAGGCCATGTCTCGGCAGGTGAAGGACAAAGATTCCAAGGCTGTTAGATTGGCAGAGATGAACAAGAAAAACAGAGCTGAAAACTTCAAGAATGCCTCTGAGTTGAAGCCAGTGAACACAAGTCTGAAAGCTGGGGAAGCTGGTTATGATCCGTTCTCAAGGAGATGGACAAGATCAATGAACTATTATGTTTCAAAGCCTGGGGGAGGAGATGAGACTGCAGCATCTGTAAATGGGAATGAAGTTTCTGCAGGAACAGGATcaggaagaaacaaaaatggagagagaaCCAGGGTGGAAGCTGGGATTGCTGCAACTGTGGCAGCTTTAGAAGCGGCAGCTGGTGCAGGAAAGTTGGTGGATACAAATGCACCTGTCGATCAAGGGACAGAATCAAACTCGCTGCATGACTTTGAGTTGCCAGTATCATTGGCAGGACTTCAGAAGTTTGGGGGACCCCATGGAGCCCATGCAGGATTTCTGGCCAGGAAGCAGAAGATAGAGGCCACAGTTGGTTGCCGTGTACCAGAAAACGATGGGAGGAGACATGCTTTGACACTGACAGTGAGTGATTACAAGCGACGGAGGGGTCTTCTTTGA